The genomic segment GCAATGCCAAGGAGATTGGCTTCATCAAGGTATCTGTTTCTGCTATTCccaattttattctttctaaCTAATTCAATGTGATATATGCGTCAATCTGTTACATGCATCTTGATAGGTTGATTTGCTTTGAGTCATGTAGCTGTCTTGCCGTTTGTTCTAATtacattttgttgttgttgcagTATCGCTAAGGAGCTCGTCACCTCCCTACCAATGTTTTTTTTCTGGCCCTAGGATGTTCTGAGGATGTTATGTTTGAAGAAACTTGAGACTTTATTTTGTCAGACTTAATTTGTGGATTTAagaaatacttttaaatatattgttttgaaCTTTCTATAAGTGATCCTATAATCATTCTCCATTTTATGCATATGCATCATACGATTATAGattgattttagttttgaatCATCTAATAATATGGAGTGATTAATCAAACACACGATTTTGCAATTGCTGATTGCTATTAAATACCGAAATGATAAGACAGATAAATATATTGTCATGCAATATTGTCCTTGACGCtacaatcaattttttttaacagacTCCTAATTAATTGACGTAGAATCGTGTTTAGACGAGTAATTTCCAAGGAAAAAATAGGAACGGAACTCATAAACGGCTTTAATTGTTTCTGTAGGTTAATTTTCTGCTACTTTTCTTTtaacagaaaaagaagaatgtTAAATTTGGAAGTTCTGGTCGAGTAGTGTTCCAGTCTTTACTCACGCATTTCAGCTTAACGTCTGAGAAATTAATGAGAACATTGGTTCTTGGTTAGTCCTGGCCTTTCTCCAGTAGTGTTGTTTGAGCTAATTTGTGAGACAAGATGAATATGGAAATGTGGGTTGTCTAGTTTTCCTGTTTTGCGTAATGCAGCTGAATAAAATTGACATGTACCAATCTCGTCGAAATAAATAAGTTATGGATAATGAATGGAAGCACGATTGAATTGGACATTGGTGGAAAAAATTGGTACGAACTGGTTATGTTAATCTCGTTGCCGTGGATTTAATGAACTTGTTGGCTTCATAGGGTGCGACCCACAGACAGCCAGAGAGAGTGAAAGCACATAAACGATCAAGTGACCTGCTTTATAAGTTGTACCAACTACTAAATGCAGAGTTCCAATTTCCTTCTTCTTGAAGGCAACTCAGCATCTTACttttttgtattattcttctTTTCATGCATGATGACCACACCTGCCattcttcaatattttttcatttctgcTTTTTCACCTTATCCGTCTCCATCATAACTTTTACTGTGCAGGCACCCAACATCTGGAATCATCACTACTTTGTAACCAAAACCAATAGAACAGTTGATTGCTTAGGTTTAATAAATCTCCATTACCATAATAGGTTGAAAGCAGAAGTATGGAAATTATATTATGCTGCATTACTAAATTTCGATATGAAGTATCTTGTTAACAACTTCAGATTTTGATGGAAACCTGTAACTATAAACAAATTGCAAAGGATAAGGATTCGTTAAGGTAGAGTGATCCACAAAAGACAAGAGTGGCACGAGCAGTACTTTTTTATTGGTAAGATGttgcaaaagagaaaaggtGTGGTGAAGTGATTAAATCTATAGAAACAAATGGTACATCTACTAGTCTAAAATTTTACACTAACTATTTAAAAGATAACAACTTCTGTGATTTTATAATAgctattttaaatatcatatcTATAATTTCAATTGAATATCTATAATATACAgaaattaaactcaaatttGAACAGATCATAGTGGTCCTTATGATAACTAACATAAgggaataaaagaaatactttCCACTCTGCGAATCACCTAATTCGGGAGCATGGAGAGTTAGTTCTAAAGCTGTGCACAGGGTCCACTCCTAACCAACTTATTGCATCACCCCAAAATGTTTTAAAGAAAGATCTTATCCCCAAAATGAGTTCTACTACGTCTGATGTTGTATCACAGCTTTCAGACATAGTTTAAGGATATGAGTTAGAGAGAGAATCACAATTTGTAGTACTTATGGAAAAATGCAGATGATTTAAATCCATATTTATGGACTTCTTGGGAAAGTGTTCATACTCTGTTGAAGAGATCCAAGTAGAAGGATTGAATGCACAGACAACGAGTTTGTTGTATCATTATAAGCAAGTAGTGACCGTGCAAGAGGTGACCTCTTAAATGGTATACTGTATAGTGCATGACTTTTGAAAAGAATATTTCGTTACACAAGTAAGCTGTCATTTTCGGTATCCCTTTCTCCTAACAAAAATTGGACTGTTCACAGATTATGATGATTGAACTTTTCACTGAATTTTATGCTGcgttaataattataataattatagtcCAGTAATATTTTTGCCCAGCACTGCTTTAAGATAGGAATAGAAGAGGGTGGTAATAAGGCTCTTTGTATTGATTGCTTATTTTGAAGTGGCCTAAACATTTCCAAAATGTCTACATTAAGTTACTCTGAGATTACACCATCAAATCTTCTATAAGGGGATGATGACCCTTGGAGTTTTTGCTTTTTAATTAATGAGATGTATTATGAAAATGAATGATTTTATAGAAACTTAGCCTCTAAGAGTATTCAATTTATCCATATTAGGGTAGGGTGGTACAAAATTCAAgttacttttctttttgttttggttgtgtCGTCAAATGTAGTCATCCTCCAAAACAAGaatgaaaaccaaaatattaaGCCATAAAATAGGAAATTCCATAGAATGAGGTTCTTTTCTTAAGTACTCAAAGAATTAACTCAACAAATCAATTATCAGGAATCTTGAATCTTTGGCTTCAAGTGTTATTAACCCCAgcttaatataataattatcacatttttgagcATGCAGAATAGCCGCCAACACAGACACCAACTTTGAGCCCCAAAGTTGCTTATCACATTTTTTCCCTCTCTCTCCCattgataaaataatcacaCACTTTCCTTGGTAGGGTTGAGTTGGAAAGGAGAAGCAAAGTTGGAAAGCTATGGGACAGAGGAAGAATTATTTCCTTAAGCCTATAATAACTTCCGAAGCAAAGTTAATTAATACCCTATAAACGGACATCTATGAGTGTGTGTGTTTACTTTTTATCCAATTATTCCATTGAGTGTAACTTAAGTTATATGCCTTCAAAGAATTATGCCTTTCTCATCTTTCCATGATACATTTGGCAGGGATTCGTTAATCAAATACCATAACCATATCTTctttttttagtgttttctaATGCTAAACATGAATTACAATCAATCAATAAATCAATGAATGTTAACTGAAGTGAGTGCTTCATCTAAAACTATTCACAATTATGAATATGAACCTGTAGTTTTTATACAGAATCAATATTATCTGGCTATGAGCAGTGTGCAGCAGAAAACAAGTAAGAAACTCAGGACTGAACAATCAGTGTCCTTCTCCGTTGAAGTAGCTAGTTGGGGTTGATAATCATGTTGGTCTAACATCTAACTAATTATCAGTTAACAGGAAAACAAAGAAGAATTCAACCAACCCCAAGTCCTAAGTTTGTTGTGAGTTCTATTGTTTATAGGATCACCTGGAAACTATTTTGGATAGAGATGTCTCTAGGTATAGGCAAATGCTAAAGTAATTATGGTTCTGATGCCACATTATCACAATATGGAACACATTTTTCTCATAAATGGAAAGAAGAGTAAAATTAGACTATAAAGGAAAGGAAAGGAAAGGGTTGCTTCAATACAAGTCAAGATTTGGAATTatatgcaaatactgaaaagcttaatattatgttttatcaAATAAACCAGTACCTCACAAGTTTCAGAAATCTTAAATATAGCACTACTTTAATCACTTAACTCAATTGTTAATCTACTTGGTAAATAGATCTCAGTTAGAATAACTGTGAACCCGTGACAACAGCAAGGAATAATTTTAATGTAGTCcattaattaaataagtgaAGAGCTAAGCCCTCAGCCTAGGAAATAGTCACCatcttaactatttttaaaagagAAGATGCTTTGAGATCAAACAAGAAGCAAGCAGATGCGTTTTTTATCTGAATGAAATGCAGTAGAAGATAGAGAGGGTAGAAGAAAACCAAAGgttggagagaagaaagaagaaagtggaGGGAGGATGTTGATATTAAGAAATAATGAGATGCGTTCAATGGTTGCAATGAATGGCGTAGATGGAGAGTGACAGAAAGGGATGTGGCATCTTAATctagttataataataaattgattataGCTTAGCTTGCAAAAATCACAATTAGGCAACATTGCCTTTCTGGTTGATAACGCCTAAGCTTTTTGGGCATTTCACTGATAGCATCAACCACTGTATTTGATTTAGAGCTCCTTTCATTATGGTTAGCTCATTCATCTCTTTCCCAATGAAGTGATCCATCTATCTCACGTCACACCACTGCCAAATCTTACTCTATATACGCATTCTCATATTATATACACACCATATACACACGTGAAATCACACGACATCACATagtaaatatacatatatatggtGAAGTCCTTCTTGTATTCTTTGATACGAAATCAAACATGCTACTACATATTATAATACCTTTgagttataataaaaattaatgtttcaCAACGACATGAAAAAGACAACCATGTAATCCTCATGGCAGAAATAGCTAAATCCAAACAATGTCTGTAGCTGTGGGTTGAATCTTGTGACTGGCTAATTTTGGAAGCTACCTACACAATCAGTGCTTAATTCACTTTAACACACAGAATAAGAAGGAAATAGCGGAAATGGGGTTGTGAATATTGAGAATAATATGTGTATACTTAAATAAGTGTTGGTTTTTCCTTATTCATGTACTTGTAGCTGTGGAAATGTATCATTCATGACAGTGGCTTAGCCGAAGACTTGAAGGGAACACCATTAGTGTCATGTTTGGTAagcagaaaatgaaaataaaatgagatatgTAATGTAATGTAatgtatttaagtttaattgaaGTCTAAAAATGTGGCCTACttgctttctttgttttcaaaTCTCTCCTACCAAATGTTTTGAAATGCCAAGCTACTAACTGAACCGAGAATTCCATGAAAATAAGAAAGAGTTTGAATGTTTGAAGAGAGCATAAATTGATGCAGTATCAGTTTACGAAAGGGATGGCCCTGATTGGTGAAAGACTCCATTTATGGTCAGAATTTATGAAAACTATAATTAGTTACCAAAAGaaggtttattttttaattactctTTAATTATGTGTTGGTATAAAGTAACGTAATCATATATTTGCTATTAATTTCTTTCGGTAACTTGACAACATAAAAATGATGCCATTAACAATACTCTacttttacatattaaattaaactacaTTTTCTAGAGTGTGACAACTTTTTAGCTAATTCTCCCTTAAAGAATGCTATATGCCTTattcttaaattattctaaaattatattgaaaaaacaaTGTATCATGCATTACGCCAATAACTTACTGGCATTTCAATGTAAAGAAAGTATATCGTTGGCCgaaaagagtttgaattaaAGAAAGAGATGTGATTCTCCTTACTAAAAAGTTAAGTATGTCTCAAAGTAATACcttgatttaatatataataataaaataacttcgATTTAAAGAAAACGTTTAAAAGttgatagaaaattaatttgaaatgattttattagaaaatatagccatgtacattttttcttttggaataaaatttaacataaaaaggagatatattttaatgtaattttttttgggTATTTATGTAgtagattgattttttttaatataacaactaaaattaataaaactcaaaagaaaataaatattctatataaaaataaatagtttaaatatactttttatagtttaaaatgtttttctatGCAGTATAACGTACGTCAatctcataattttaatttttcaaaatttttattattctctATACATTTTACTTCACTTTAAAATACCTACTAGCACTaattcaaaatcaaatccaTCCAATGAGAGAAACAAAAACATCTTTACAATGAACTAAATTTGAACTAGTAAGAAACTTTAACTATGAAGCTTTTTTCCCTCATTACATTACTTTGTTTATGGTTAAATGGTagtactattttattatattttaaaatttccattccttttatatatacaacatatgtatatattatattcattttttgtttttttcttcccttccttAGAAGTAAAAGGAAGCGATAAATTTTAACATAGCATGGCATAATTAGGTTACACACTAAGAATAAAATGGCACATTGTAAGGTAAAGGAatattaagaagaagaaaaagtaataaacaaTAAACTTAGGAATAACAGAGTTATTAAGATTAACACCTCATAACGTTTCTCCAAAGACTCACTCACCTGTGGACACTCCACTCTACACGTTATATTACACACTCTctgtatttctatttttatttttgttttctcttttttaattaacacctacttccctttctctttctctttctctccaaAATCCCACACCCTGCATCGCTATTTCTCTCACTCACTCACTGTTCCTCTCAAATGCTGAATCTGAACCACACCCACTGATCTGCAGGGTGGAAAACAGGGTCAAGATTTGAGCTTTggggaaagagaaaaggaaaacccTCATGAGAGAGGCAATGTGAGGGAAGGTTCTAAGCTTTAGGAAATGGTGGCTGCCATTTCGGAAGACCCATTGACCTCTTCTGAGAAAGACAACAACAACAGCAATGGCACCATACCCAGAAGACCAAAGGGTAGGCAAGTTTCTTCAAGGTACATGTCTCACTCTCCTTCACCCTCGCCTTcttcaaccacaacaacaacaacaacaacttcaACCTCAACATCAACGACAAGTTCTTCTTCTCGTCGATTCCCTTCCCCTCTTCTTTCTCATTCCACCAATTCCTCTACCCCTTTGGTACCAAAGCGTTCCCAATCGGTGGACCGTCGCCACCCGCGCCCCTCAACGCCGCTTCCCGAGGCGGCAAAGCTTCTGGTGACTTCCACTCGGAGCCTGTCGGTTTCCTTTCAAGGAGAGGCCTTTTCGCTGCCCATTAGCAAGACCAAAGCCACCGCCGCCACCCCTCCGCCGCGGAAGGCCGCGACGCCGGAGCGACGGAGGGCCACTCCAGTGAAGGGGGAGAATTCAAGGCCTGCGGATCAGCATCGGTGGCCGGCGAGGACCAGGAAAGTGGATCATCTTTCCAAGAGTGTGGATATCAGTGATAAGAAGAAGGTTGTTGGGAATGGGTTTGGGAAAGTGGTGAGGGATTTGCAGAAGTCAATGGTGGTGGAAGGTGAAAAGAGAAGGGCTTCTTTTGATGGGTTAGGAGGGTTGAGTTTGGATTTGGGGAAAGTTGAGTTGTTGAAGGGTAATAGTAATGCTAATAATAATTCTATTACCAATgctaataatcataataataatgacGGTGGTGGTGGGAATTTGGTGAGTAAGTCTTCAATGTCCTGTGATCTCACTGCTTCTGATACTGATAGTGTTTCCTCTGGGAGCACTTCTGGAGCACATGACTCTTCCGGGGCTGTCAAGGGCCCTAAGGAGCCTCGTGGCATTGTCATGTCTGCCAGGTTTTGGCAGGAAACTAATAGTCGGCTTCGCCGTCTGCAGGACCCTGGTTCACCCTTGTCCACCAGCCCTGCTTCTAGGATCGGGTTGCCAAACAAAAATGCACAGTTGAAAAGATATAACAGTGATGGTCCTATGTTGTCGCCACGAACTGTGGCTTCTCCTGTCAGGGGGAGTGTGAATGCTCGGCCTGCTTCGCCGAGTAAGCTTTGGGCAGGATCCTCTCCTTCAAGAGGGATGCCTAGTCCTGCTAGGGTGAGAAGCACAGTTGCCAGCGCCATCAATAGTGGTTCGGGTAACTCACCATCCATTCTTAGCTTCTCCGCTGATGTGCGGAGAGGGAAGATTGGGGAAGATCGGATATTTGATGCACATACATTGAGGCTTCTGTATAACCGGTATGTTCAGTGGCGGTTCGTGAATGCTAGGGCGGATGCTACATTTATGGTGCAGAAACTAAATGCTGAGGTATGGTTAAATGTGTATTAAGGCATGCCATATTTAGTACGTATTGTAGTTGCTGTTATCTGTTTTTGACATTAATGTGTctaattattagttattttgGTAATTGTATTTTTAGTGCTTGTATATTGTAGCGTGTTTTGTGGAGTGATTCAGATTAACAGGTCACACTTGTAACACTCAATAGAATACAATGTGCTTAGGAATGCGTTAGAAAACTATATTTGAGATGCACTGTGCTAGAAGTTTAGGCTGCTAAGGTCATAAGATCAATGTAATGCCTCATTTTCAAGGAAATACGCTAGCTTACAAAATACTGATCGACTAAGACGGTGAAAATTGTTATAGTTATAACTTTTCTTGAATGTAGCATCTAAACCTGGAAAATGTAGATAGTATTTCTCATCTATGTTCATTGCTCGTAAGTGCTTGAAGATTTCAAAGAATTATCGTTATGATTGCAGATAGATTGTGGCAGGCTTGTTAGAGAAAGGTGTGGACTTTTAAGTAAAGGTTGATGAGAAGTTATCTTTGTTGCTAGTGACTTGATGAGGATGATGTTTTGTGAAAAGTTATCATGTAGAAATGTATAGGTAGTGGTGTCCCATATTTGGTTCAAGTTTGCAATTTCTTACAAGTAGAGGTTTAGGAGTGATTCAAACGGAAATGTAAACTCTTCAACCTTCTATCTGTGTGAACCAAAAGAACATATAAAATGCAGGGATAAAGGGTGTCTTTGAATACTCGTACACTTAAGTATATGCACAGAAAATAGAAGGTGAGGAAGTGTACCTTGCATAAGACTCTTGGTATATAGCTTGACCTAATATCTTGTTGATCTTTGAGTCAGGTATATAAGGAAGTTGACACCACTTAATCTTTCTTACATCAATTTGTAGGCCCCAGAAATGTACAGGTCTTAGTGACATTCAACAATTGTATTCATGATTAGTGTTCTGAAATCTTTATCATGATAGACGGTCACACATATCCAGAAGTTATGTTTTTTGTATGTATATATCTACATGCACATTTAATTTGTCGTGTTGTGAAATGTTTTACTCCCACTATGTTTGGGATGACAATCCCTATGCCTTTGGGTGATAGCAATTACAGTACTTCACCTCCTAATAACTATAGTTTgacctaaattatttttattatggcAGAGACATTTGTGGAATGCATGGGTAACAATTTCAGAACTTCGGCATTCAGTCATACTTAAAAGAATCAAGCTTGTATTACTGAGGCAAAAGTTGAAGTTAACTTCCATTCTTAAAGGACAGGTATGATTCAGcgttttcaattttaaaataatgtctCTTGTGCAATGAATGTCACTTGTGAAAGGTGTTGCTTGATAAAATTCACATTTTAATCTGTACTGCTTTTCTGTTATAAATAATTGCTTGCTGTTGAAGTGCATTTCCTGTTTATGAATTGATGCAAATTTGactatttgataatattatagcAATTTAATATTGTTACTTCGAAGCATATCTTGTAAgaattaaatgttatttttacttGAGTTGATAGCCGTAATCAGCATTCATCAAGTCATTTGATCAGTTAGTTCTATCATCATAATCAAAGTTTATTTTGCTTGGATATAGATTTCTTATTTGGAGGAATGGGCCCTTCTAGATAGAGATCACTCCAGTTCTTTGCTTGGAGCAACTGAAGCTTTGAAGGCCAGTACACTCCGTCTTCCGGTTGTTGAAAAAGCAATAGTATgtgctacttttttttttttttggatgctATACACTATTTTAGAAATAGACTATCAAATTTTGAACTGTTATTGTTTATCAGGCTGATGTACCAAATCTAAAGGATGCTTTGGGGTCAGCAGTTGATGTGATGCAGGCAATGGCATCCTCAATATACTCTCTTTCTTCaaaggtgattttttttttttttatttcttctgtATGTTTCTTTACAAGTTACGGTGATGTTTCAATTGTCAGTTTAGATGTGCAACGTCTGCATGAAACCCAtatatctataatttatttttcggACTTCTGTTTGATATTTGAAGTAGTACTTTGCTTGTTTCAGTCATTAGTCAAATTGTGTCAAGTCAGTTGATGCTTTTTTCTTTACTGTTAATATTATTCCAACTTTtttgaaaacatatattaaatttaactataGTCACTTGTTTGACCTAAACTTTCCAATACATACTAGTTACTATGTTTGGGTAAGCTATCcttattttttgtattgtcaGTATTTGATGTGCTGCTGTTTGTTGCATGTTAATgcctattttactttttttatgctCTACCTCCTCCTTTTGAGTTGTGGCAATTGAATGTTCAGGCGTGTTGTtaaaaaaagacaataatttGGAATTCCTTTGTGGCTTGATGCTTGGCAGTTGCATTTTCTTTAACCTGTTTTGAATTTTCACATTCTTTACTGAATTTGTTGATTTATGGCTCCTTGAACTATTTCTTGGTTAATAATATAGGTGCTCTAAACCTATGCATTATTGCCTGGGTTCATTTCTGCAACCATCATATTCTTTTACTTGCTGCAGTAAACTTTCCATCTAATATGATGTAGACAGATTAAGTCTAACATCTAAGCTCACTAGGTTGGGTGAGTTACATAGACTATTTAACACCATTTAGCTCTATAGAACAACCAAATCGTAGCAAAAGCATTGACTAGAACCTCATTGACACCTTTGTTTTATTCACATTACTGTTGCTCTAGACCAATCACTGACTTGTTCATTTAGTTCCATGTGGAATTGACCTTTGGGTTACAGATATGCATTTGTTTGCACTTGTGGTGGTATATCTGAACACATTGAGTTTCTAGCAGGTGGAAGAAACTAACTGCTTGGTGGCGGAAATCCTAAAGGTGACCTCAAAAGAAAGGTTCTTGCTTGAACATTGCAAGGAGTTTTTGTCCTCGTTAGCAGCCATGCAGGTAAATCATGTTTGCTTGAAGCTCTATCTAATTCTGATATGCTGCATCAATGCTTATTGCTATTTTGAATCTAATAAATCTGGCAGGTCAAGGATTGTAGCTTAAGAACACATACGTTACAACTTTCGCGTGCGCCAAATTCCAGCTGCCTGACAACACGTGTGTAGAACTGATCTTATTTGACTGCTCACTCTTAATGCTAACACTACTCCCAGCCTTTTATTTTCCACGGGGTGGAGATATAACACCGAAGGTAATAAGAATGGAACGGAGTTAATAGCTAGCTTTTGGTGTTCATTTGACATTTTTGAAACCTTTTGTGGCCTTGTATGTCGTGTGTAGTATATCTCTGTGTCTGAATATTACAATTTACAAAGGAAAAGAGGTGGCTTTTCGCTCACTAGTTAGCTAGCTGTATACAATTACCTTGTCATTTGAGGAAAAGCGGGTGTCTATGTATATATCTATATGTAATCAACTAATCATTGTTTATTAGGTAGTTTGCTGCTTAGATCTTCATTTGAATCCCTGGTATATGTCTTTACTGTATTTTGTCAATGTAGTTTTAGCAACCAGAGACATGATTTTTGCATATCATCGGTGTCATTATTCGTCTTGGACTGTCAAATTGCTAACTGGTGGGAGAACATATGTTTGAAGTTGTCTATGAACTTCGTTGTTGTTAACAAGTGAGATGCAATCATGACAGCATAGCAAAGATGCAACTCAGGACCATTCGTTTAAGAAAGCTACCATGATCAAATTAAGACTTTTGggacaattatttaattttcttgtaCAAATTTTTTGTTTCTCAATTGAAAATATACGGACGATACTGTTTCCCCTACCccggaagaagaaaaatgaaaactaaaaatgTGTAGATCTTGCAAAGATAACTTTGTTTGGAAGCAATATTGACCAATGAACCTAGTTTCTAAATTAGATGTATTTGTAGATAGATGTCATTATCACCAGAATCAAACAGACGATTTTTAAGCAATCGTAAACAGTTAGCGTGAGGACTGGTAATTgggattgaaaaagaagaaagccAGGAATGTACTCCAACCACAAAGCAACACGAGCCCTATTTCCTGCCACTATTGCAGCCTGGCTAACGTTCTTTTTAATTTGCCGTGTCAGGAAAAAGTCGTatccatatttcttttaataaataataaacaaattttctcCATACATTTACataaattcttcaaattttgtTATGGCATTCTTGCCAACTAGATCAAGAGCACTTGTTACTGTTGGGCTCACTACTTTTGCTTCTGATTTTTGCAATTGGGATACATCTGGCATCCtccaattttatctttagttgaaTAAGGATTAACTGGATTCCATTAGTTGATCAACATCACACGTTGACCTTTATATGGCAAGTTTCTTTTTAATTCTATGCCGAAAATTGAGGTGGAAGTACAACAATTCTGCTTGACTGTCAggttcaattttattttatttttatcatacgAGAGACTGCAATATATCTTCCAAGGAAAAAGGATAGGGAATAAACAAATGTAAAGTGGCAAAGTTCATGGTTAGAGAACAAACGTGCACactaaaattcatattttgaacCTGACCTGGATAAGGGTGTTgttatcaatttcaatttacTTTGACGGGGATAAAGACAAATCAATAGGAAAGCATATTGACAGTGACCCGTGCCCAACAATAAGCTAGCGATTTTACATTTAGTTTTTGGTGTTCACTAGGAAGAAGTGCAACagtagaaatgaagaaaaaaataaaataaaacacagtGACCATCAGGAATCACGCTGGAGGATTTGGATAGACTTTGGGCTTCGGCTTCACCTCAATCTCGTTTACACTACGAACGAAAATAGCATCCGATTCGTTGCTGTGAATGCAATGAACAAAGTTAATTAAACTAGTTCGTATAAGAGAGACAGATAATTAGATGCAAAACATACCTTTTAGGTCCTTCTTCGAAAGTGTAAC from the Vigna angularis cultivar LongXiaoDou No.4 chromosome 3, ASM1680809v1, whole genome shotgun sequence genome contains:
- the LOC108326583 gene encoding QWRF motif-containing protein 2 isoform X2, whose protein sequence is MVAAISEDPLTSSEKDNNNSNGTIPRRPKGRQVSSRYMSHSPSPSPSSTTTTTTTTSTSTSTTSSSSRRFPSPLLSHSTNSSTPLVPKRSQSVDRRHPRPSTPLPEAAKLLVTSTRSLSVSFQGEAFSLPISKTKATAATPPPRKAATPERRRATPVKGENSRPADQHRWPARTRKVDHLSKSVDISDKKKVVGNGFGKVVRDLQKSMVVEGEKRRASFDGLGGLSLDLGKVELLKGNSNANNNSITNANNHNNNDGGGGNLVSKSSMSCDLTASDTDSVSSGSTSGAHDSSGAVKGPKEPRGIVMSARFWQETNSRLRRLQDPGSPLSTSPASRIGLPNKNAQLKRYNSDGPMLSPRTVASPVRGSVNARPASPSKLWAGSSPSRGMPSPARVRSTVASAINSGSGNSPSILSFSADVRRGKIGEDRIFDAHTLRLLYNRYVQWRFVNARADATFMVQKLNAERHLWNAWVTISELRHSVILKRIKLVLLRQKLKLTSILKGQISYLEEWALLDRDHSSSLLGATEALKASTLRLPVVEKAIADVPNLKDALGSAVDVMQAMASSIYSLSSKVEETNCLVAEILKVTSKERFLLEHCKEFLSSLAAMQVKDCSLRTHTLQLSRAPNSSCLTTRV
- the LOC108326583 gene encoding QWRF motif-containing protein 2 isoform X1, coding for MVAAISEDPLTSSEKDNNNSNGTIPRRPKGRQVSSRYMSHSPSPSPSSTTTTTTTTSTSTSTTSSSSRRFPSPLLSHSTNSSTPLVPKRSQSVDRRHPRPSTPLPEAAKLLVTSTRSLSVSFQGEAFSLPISKTKATAATPPPRKAATPERRRATPVKGENSRPADQHRWPARTRKVDHLSKSVDISDKKKVVGNGFGKVVRDLQKSMVVEGEKRRASFDGLGGLSLDLGKVELLKGNSNANNNSITNANNHNNNDGGGGNLVSKSSMSCDLTASDTDSVSSGSTSGAHDSSGAVKGPKEPRGIVMSARFWQETNSRLRRLQDPGSPLSTSPASRIGLPNKNAQLKRYNSDGPMLSPRTVASPVRGSVNARPASPSKLWAGSSPSRGMPSPARVRSTVASAINSGSGNSPSILSFSADVRRGKIGEDRIFDAHTLRLLYNRYVQWRFVNARADATFMVQKLNAERHLWNAWVTISELRHSVILKRIKLVLLRQKLKLTSILKGQISYLEEWALLDRDHSSSLLGATEALKASTLRLPVVEKAIADVPNLKDALGSAVDVMQAMASSIYSLSSKQVEETNCLVAEILKVTSKERFLLEHCKEFLSSLAAMQVKDCSLRTHTLQLSRAPNSSCLTTRV